The genomic interval TTCCACCTGCTTTTAATACCTCTTTCCAATCATCAATTGCGTTTTGACCTTCTTCTAAAATTCTTTTACTTACTTGTGTAGAAATCGTAAGTCCAGCACTATAAGTATAAGGGTATAATCCCATATAATAGTGTGGTTGTCTCATCCAGGTAAGTTCAGACCCTTCATTCATTCTAACTGAATCGCCCCAGAATTTTTCTTGTACTTCTTTCATTAATTCATTTAATTTCGCTGCATGAATACTTCCACCTTGGTCTATAATTTTATACACTTCTCTTTGATATGCTGCTTCTAATAGGTGGGTAACAAAATTATGATAATAGGTTCTATTAATCATGGATGATAATACCCATCTTCTAAATCTTTTATCATCATTTGTTTTTATCAAATAATGTGACATTAACATCTCATTCATTGTAGAAGGTGCTTCGATAAAATATAAAGATGGTCTTGTATCAAATACGTTTTGATTCTTTTGTGATAAACTAAAATGACCAGCATGACCTAACTCATGTGCTAAAACAAATACTTCACGCATTTTTTCTGACCAAGAGATTAAAACATATGGATGGACCCCATATGGGCTTGAACAAAATGCACCAGTAGATTTTCCTTTATTTTGTACAAAATCAATCCAACGTTCCTTATAACTTCTTTTAATCATTTCTAAATAATCATCACCTAATACAGATAAGGCTTCTTCAATATATTTTTTCGATTCTTCAACAGTAATATCTGGTTCATAACTTGGGTCTACAACAAGATTCAAATCAGCGAAAGTCATTTCATCTAATTTATGAACCTTTTGAATTAATTTCGCATACTTTCTCATATGAGGTGCTAATTTTTCCATAATAATATCTATTTGTCTATCATACAATGGTCTATCTACTTTTTGACTAAATAATAAACCCTCAAATACAGAATCAAACCCTCGAAGTGATGTAATTATTTTTTCTTGTTGGATATGTGCTTGATAAACTGCCGCAAATGTGTTTTGATACTCTCTTAATTTTTTAGAGAATGCATCAAAAGCAGCTCTTCTAATTTGAGTATTTTCTTCATACTCCCAATCATTTTCAAATAAAACAAAACTAAGTGGATAATCTTTTCCATCTACCTGAAATTTATCAAAGTCCATATCAGCAAGCTTTGCTTGATTATAAATCGTGTAGAAAGAATCAAATGTTGGTGATAATGAAGATAATACCTTTTCTACATCTGGACTAAGTGAATGTTTTTTAGATCTCATAATTTCTTGTAAATAGTTACTATTTTCATGTGATTGCTTAATCGCTTCATTAATCACAAATTCATCTGCTTCTATTATTTCACTATTAACAAAACTCAACTTACTTTCTAAACTTGATAAAATATTCATGAGTTTCATATATCTACTATTACTCTCATTATCCGTTTGATCAGTAGCTACCCATAAACTAGCATAAGTTGAGGCTAAAATCTGTAATTGTACAAACTTTTTCATTTTGTCTAAACAAGAATTAATACTTTCTGGTGAATCCAATCTTCCCTTATAGTTGTCTTCAATTTCATGTGCGATTTTTTCCATTTCTTTTACAGCCTGATGATAATCATCCTCTGTTTTGAATATGGCCGTCAAATCCCATGTCAGTGACTGGTCTACTTCTTTTCTAGATTTTAATACTTTCTCCATTTTAAAACCCTCCTAAATTATTTAATTATATATATATCATCCTTTTTTATTAGGATTAATTATCTTTTGTCACTTCATTATAACAAATTAATTCTATTTTTACAGTACTTTTGTAACTAATCAATTTTTTCACAAATATCTAACTAAAAACTACATCAATTCATAAATTAATATGACATTAAAGTACATATTTCGACTCAACAATCATTATATTATACTAATCGGATTAAATAATCTTGAAAGGGAGTTTATTTATATGAAAAAAATCTTTATATGCATTATGTTTTTTATACTTTGCTTTTTAGTTGGTTGTGATGAAACTGATACTGAAACTAGTTCAAATGATGAAGTAATTACTTATGTAGGATTAGAAGATGCCCATGTTTATTTAGGAGAATCTTTTGATGCCCTTGATGGCGTAACATTTACTTCTTCTACTCAAGGTGATATCACTTCTACCGTACAAACAAACGAAGAAAGTGATGTATTACCATTAGGTGTTCATATCGTTACCTATCAAACACACTATGAAAACAATGAAATCTTCTCTGTTGATAGACGTGTTGTTGTAATGTATCCTGAAGATGAATCTGATAACCTATTAACAAACGGTGACTTTACTGATAATATGGTAGGTTGGAGCCATGCAACTTATGCTGATTATCCATCAGATGTTAGATTTATAATTGACCCAGATTTGAAAAGAATGCAAGTGATTATGACCTCAGCATCAACCATGTTATCTTCACCAAATATATATAAACCTAATTTGGAATTAGATAGTAATCAAACCTATGAAATTTCTTTATTAGTTAGTGGAACTGCTAATACCTTCTTTTCAATCGATATTGTAGAATTAAATCCAACTCTTCAAGTATTAGGAGTCATATTAGATACCCAAACAATAAATGTTGGTATACAAGATGGAGAAATGCAACAGATTTCTTTTACCTTTACCCCACTATTATCATCAACAAACGCTAATCTTAGACTTATGTTTGGTCAAGATAATGGCAATAGCCCTACAGGTGAAATATACATTGATAATGTTAAATTAAATATTGTTAATGACTAAATGATTAAAAAAACGGTTTTATCAATTAAAACCGTTTTTCTTTATTCATAATCCTCTATTATTTAGAAATATTATATTTTAACCCTTTATACATTGATGTAGCTATTTCAATTACATTAATTATAACAACCACCATAATAAAAACACCAATACCATTTTGTGTACTCACCGTGAAATTAACATCTAAATCCATTAGTTCTTTTACTTCTGAAACAAAATTAGCATTCCAGATATCTGGATTAGAAAAGGTAACAATAAATAAAACCATTGATACAATTGTCAATAACGAATAATAAATGGCTAATTGAAGATTCCATTTACCATAGATAAGTTTTAAAATTTCTCGTAATATACCGATAAAGAATATCCCTAAAATCAAATATTTAAAATTTTCCCAATTATCTAAATTAAATAGTGGAATCATAATGGTTTCATTGTTTTCCGGAATATAAGCGCCTATTACATCTGGAATGAAAAATAAAATAAATGTAAATATTGTTATAAAGAATATACTTGCAATTGATTCTACTGGTGAAATAACTGCCTTTTTATTTGGAATAGGAGATAAACTTTTTAGATCCCATGTCTCATCTTTCTTCTCATCAAATACAATTCCTTGATATTCTAATACCGCAAAAATAATTGTAACCCAAGTAAACCCTTGTAGTAATCCCGATATTAACATTGTAAAATATGAAGATATATCTGATACAAAATTATTATCTGTATTTAAAACTGCTTCAACGAATGAAGCGATGGTAACCGCTAATAATACAGAACCGAAAACTACTTTTAACATAAATATATAATTAGCAAAATTTTTAGGTCCAATTAAATATCGTTTTTGATCTAAATACTGCTCAGCAAGTTTTTTAGGATCACCTAATTCTAAAAGTACTTTTTCAACTTTCTTTTCTTCATCAACTTCATCAGCATATTTTTCTTTCATATCATCAATCAGTGTTTTTATTTCTTCAGCAATATCAGCCCTTTGTTTTTCTGGTAATTTACTAACTACCGCATAAACATATTGATCGATTAATTTCATAATTAAATCACTCCTTCTTAAATAAGATTATTCATTGTTTTAACCATATCAAACCAATGATCACATAATCTTTTATATACTTTTTTACCTAACTCACTCAACTCATAATATTTTCTTGGTTTTGTACCCTCTGTATCCCAATGACTGACTAATAATTTTTGCTTTTCTAATCGTCGTAACAAAGGATATAAAGTACTTGGTTCAATTGATAGTCCTTTTTCATCAAGAAGGGTGACAAGTGAATAACCATACTGTGGCTCTTCTAATTGACTTAATACACTAAGGACAATTGTTCCTCTTCTTAGTTCTTGAACTAAACTATCATAAATTTCAGTTTCTTTACTTAATTCCACTACGACACCTCCTGTTAGTATTATACTATTTATCGTACACTATTGTAAATACTATATTATAATAAATTTAATTTTATTTTTATTTTCCTATTATTTTAATCATGATTTCAGCCTATTTTTGAACATATTAACCCCTATAATTTAAAAAGGGACGCTAAAAGCGTCCTAAACCATTAATCTCTAATTATCATTTTCCTTATCAATAAATAATTAAAGTATGAAAATAATGCAAAACCAAGTAATAAACTTAATACGGCCATATATGAATTTGTTGTTTCTCCTGCCATAAAATTAAACACATTACTTGTAATCTTCATTAACTTACCATTAGTTAAATAACTTATTATTGACCATAGAATAATGATCAAAACTGGCATAAGTGATACCACTGTTTTCATTAATTTATTACACACATAATATAACATCGTAATGAAGAAGCCAACACCAAGGGTAAATAAGAACACTGAAAATGTCCATGTTAGGTCCATCACAAAATATTGGTTATGATAGATGGAATTATAAAAACCTTCAAATGTGATTAAACGATTTAGTATTTGATTCGTAACAACATCTATAAATGCCATTAATAAAGAAACACCTGCAAATGTGATGATACTAGATAAGAAAAATCTCTTTCTAGACACATTAAACGCTGACATAAACTTAAAATCTGATTTAAAACTATTCAGTCCTGCGACAAATAAGAAAATCATGGTGATTGATCCAAACCCACTAATTGTGATTGATCCATCAAAAATATATTTTACTAACAATAAACACAATGCAAAAGTATATATAATCGCATAATAGACGATGATTGCTTTTTTAAAATCTTGTAATTGATATTTTGTCACTTTTAAAATATCTTTCATTTATAAAACCTCCTTTAATTCGTTAAACTTATAAATAATTTTTGAAGTGGTGCTTTAGAAACTTCTAAATCAAGTTCATTGATTAATTTCATATCTTTATCTTTTATATCTTCTAACACGGTAGTTGATTTATATTTACCCATTGTTTCAGCACCAACATGCTTTCTGTTTTTTAAATATTCATCGACTCTACTAGCTTCACCTGATATTCTATAAGCACTCATTAATAGTTTTTCAACTGAATTCTGTACAATAATATTTCCTTCTTTTATTATAATGACTTCCTCTAATATATCTGCCACTTCATCAATTAAATGAGTTGAAATTAATATTGTTTTAGGATGTTCAATGAAATTACTGATGATCTCTTTATACAATAAGTCACGATGATTAGCATCAAGTCCTAATACGGGTTCATCAAGAAGTAGAATTTCTGCTTGAGAGGCTAACGCTAAAATATCCTTAAATATTGTTAAATAGCCTGTTGATAATGCTTTTATTTTTAATTTCGTATCTAAACCAAATTTATCACATAATTCTTTCGCGTAATCTAAATCAAATGATGGATAAAACTCTTTTGTCCATTTAAATATTTCTTTAATTTTATATCCTAGTGGGAATAAGTTTTTTTCTACCATATAAAATATTTTATTTAAAACACAATCATTTTCAATAACACTTTCATCATCAATTAAGATTTCACCTGAAGTTGGAAATAACTTATTAGTCATTAGATTTAAAAGTGTACTCTTCCCTGCACCATTTCTTCCTAATAAACCATAAATTTTATTTGGTTCTAATTTTAAATTCACATCATTTAGCGCAACAATATCACCATATTGTTTTGTTAATGAATGAACGACTATTTTACTCATCACAATTTCCCCTTTCTATCATATCAATAATATCTTCTTTCTTTATGTTTAATTTTGATGCTTCATCTAGTAATGATAATATATAGTTATCATAAAAACTTTTTTTTCTTTTAATAAACACTTTTTCTTTCGCTCCTTTTAATACAAACATACCAACACCTCTTTTTTTATACAGTATTCCTTCACTAACAAGTAAATTAACACCTTTCCCAGCGGTCGCTGGATTTATTTTTAAATGAATTGATATCTCTGTTGTGGATATTATCTGTTGCTCTTCTTCATAAATTCCATTTAAAATATCATCTTCTATTGCTTCTGCTAATTGAATGTATATCGGTTTTTCACTCTGAAAGTCAAGTTGCATATCAAATCTCCTTCCTTATTTGGTTAATTACTTATGTAATTAAGTATATTAGTATATAAGATAAATGTCAAGTCTTTTTATTGATTTATTTTAAAATAATAAAATAAGACACTTATTGGATTAACTCCAATAAATGTCTTATTTATCCTAGTTATAAAATTACTCTTTCACTACTATATAATCAATATAACCCCTGGTTATTTTCATATTGTCTCTAAATATATTTTTAATCCGATTTTCCTTTACAAAAATTCTAAAGCCCTCAAAGTAATCTTCTGCTTCATTTTCAGCAAAGTAACTATGAAGAACATCTTCATTACCGTGTTCATCTTGAAGATATTCACCTTCTCCTACTTTCTTTCCATAAGTAGCTCTATCATCATTTGAAGATGCAAAATTGATGAATGCCATTCCACCTGGTTTTAACACACGACGAATTTCTTGAATAGCTTTACGAATATCTTCTTTACTTAAATGAAATATTGAATTATAAGAATAGACACAACCAAAAGATTCATCTTCAAAAGGAATCGATAACATATTTCCTTTTTCAATATTTAATGTCATCTGATGTTTTTCTTCAAATTCTTTTGCACGTTTTATTTGATCATCACTAATATCAATTCCATAAGTTTCAAACCCATGCTCTTTAAAAATAGCGAGTGGTGGTGTTTGTCCCCCTGCACCACAATCTAATATTTTCTTTTCTAATGATTCGTAATGACAAACAAGTAAAAAAGTATATAACTGACTATGTCTAAAAACTGGTTTCATAATCATTCTCCCTCCAATTTTAAAAGTACATTGTTATTATATAACAAGGAAATTATAAAATCTATAATATTTCATAATTAATTTATCAAAAAATATAAGAAGATGACTTATCTATAAGCCATCTTCCTATATTAATAGATATCTTATTCTTAACCGATATTTTTCTCATAAAAATATAGTTTAAGATTAGTTTTCTGGTCTAACATCATTTCATTCACTTTTTGATACCCTAACTTTTCATATAAATAATGATTTCTAACACATACACTTGGTGTATCTAAAGACCATTTTTTTGCCTTTGGGTATAACTCTTCTAATTTTTGAATTATATCTTGACCGATTCCTTTATCTTGAT from Mycoplasmatota bacterium carries:
- the pepF gene encoding oligoendopeptidase F, translated to MEKVLKSRKEVDQSLTWDLTAIFKTEDDYHQAVKEMEKIAHEIEDNYKGRLDSPESINSCLDKMKKFVQLQILASTYASLWVATDQTDNESNSRYMKLMNILSSLESKLSFVNSEIIEADEFVINEAIKQSHENSNYLQEIMRSKKHSLSPDVEKVLSSLSPTFDSFYTIYNQAKLADMDFDKFQVDGKDYPLSFVLFENDWEYEENTQIRRAAFDAFSKKLREYQNTFAAVYQAHIQQEKIITSLRGFDSVFEGLLFSQKVDRPLYDRQIDIIMEKLAPHMRKYAKLIQKVHKLDEMTFADLNLVVDPSYEPDITVEESKKYIEEALSVLGDDYLEMIKRSYKERWIDFVQNKGKSTGAFCSSPYGVHPYVLISWSEKMREVFVLAHELGHAGHFSLSQKNQNVFDTRPSLYFIEAPSTMNEMLMSHYLIKTNDDKRFRRWVLSSMINRTYYHNFVTHLLEAAYQREVYKIIDQGGSIHAAKLNELMKEVQEKFWGDSVRMNEGSELTWMRQPHYYMGLYPYTYSAGLTISTQVSKRILEEGQNAIDDWKEVLKAGGTKTPVELAKMAGVDITTEKPLLDTIEHIGNIIDEIISLTEELEK
- a CDS encoding helix-turn-helix transcriptional regulator, whose protein sequence is MELSKETEIYDSLVQELRRGTIVLSVLSQLEEPQYGYSLVTLLDEKGLSIEPSTLYPLLRRLEKQKLLVSHWDTEGTKPRKYYELSELGKKVYKRLCDHWFDMVKTMNNLI
- a CDS encoding ABC transporter ATP-binding protein, producing MSKIVVHSLTKQYGDIVALNDVNLKLEPNKIYGLLGRNGAGKSTLLNLMTNKLFPTSGEILIDDESVIENDCVLNKIFYMVEKNLFPLGYKIKEIFKWTKEFYPSFDLDYAKELCDKFGLDTKLKIKALSTGYLTIFKDILALASQAEILLLDEPVLGLDANHRDLLYKEIISNFIEHPKTILISTHLIDEVADILEEVIIIKEGNIIVQNSVEKLLMSAYRISGEASRVDEYLKNRKHVGAETMGKYKSTTVLEDIKDKDMKLINELDLEVSKAPLQKLFISLTN
- a CDS encoding class I SAM-dependent methyltransferase, encoding MKPVFRHSQLYTFLLVCHYESLEKKILDCGAGGQTPPLAIFKEHGFETYGIDISDDQIKRAKEFEEKHQMTLNIEKGNMLSIPFEDESFGCVYSYNSIFHLSKEDIRKAIQEIRRVLKPGGMAFINFASSNDDRATYGKKVGEGEYLQDEHGNEDVLHSYFAENEAEDYFEGFRIFVKENRIKNIFRDNMKITRGYIDYIVVKE
- a CDS encoding GntR family transcriptional regulator, which codes for MQLDFQSEKPIYIQLAEAIEDDILNGIYEEEQQIISTTEISIHLKINPATAGKGVNLLVSEGILYKKRGVGMFVLKGAKEKVFIKRKKSFYDNYILSLLDEASKLNIKKEDIIDMIERGNCDE